CCCAAAATACTTGTATAGAGCTGGTAGAGGTCGTTCAGCGTAAATTGTTCCGGTAAAACATCGAAGGCTACGGGGCTATATTCCAACTTATTGCGGAGCCGCCGATGGCCGTATTCAATGATGGTTTGATGGTCAAATGCGAGTTCTGGTAGTTGACTGACGGGATACCAAGCGATACCGCTGACGCCATCGGCAATCAGTTCGGCTTCGGCATAGCGCACCAGGGCAAAGTAGCTGACAGAGAGATAACGCACGCCATAACTTTCGGCCGCTTCGCGGGGATCACGACCAGGGCCACCAAATGTATATAGCTGTTCTAAATACAAATTACGCGCCCGAATCTTCTCCGACAGGACACGATCGGCAGCTTTTTCCAAAGATTCACCTTGGCGCACTAAGGTGCCGGGTAAACTCCAGCGCCCGAGAAACGGCTCCTCCTGACGCATGACGAGCAGTACCAGCAGGCGATTCAGCTCGGTATCAACGGAGAAAATCGCATTGTCGACGCCCACACGAAAGTCCGCCAAATTAGTTTCAGGTGCGGCTGTTTTTAAGGATGAACGGCTGCTTTTTCGGTTTTGTCTGTCTGCCATGCGTAGAGCTGCTCCCGCTCAATGTATGCCTGAATTTGGGGGGTGAGGTAGGGCGAAGGCCGCTTGCCTTGTTTACGATACTCGCTGGAGGCGGCTTTGGGGGGGGTGATTTGGGCGATTTGAACCCTTGTCCCAAGGCGCCGAATCGGTTCGAGATCCACTGCTTGGAGTTCATAGCCTTGACGGGGTATGACGAGCAGACTGACCGCTTGGAGTAAGTCTTTGGCCCGGTACCAGTGGGTGATTTGCTGCACGAGATCCGCGCCGACAACTAAGGTGAATTGGGCGTCTGGCCAAGTTTGTTGTGCCTGCTCGAGTGTCAGCCAAGTCCGGGCGTGGCTGAGTTCGGGGTGGACGGCGATGCGATCGGGATCGATTTGATGATCATCAATCAGCAGTTGCAACATCTGATGTCGTTGGGATAGCGGGGTGCGTTGGCGCTTAAAGGGATTTTCAGCGGCCCAGACCGCTACATGGTCAAAATTTTCGGTCAGGTACTTCAGGATGGCGGCATGCCCGATCGTGGGTGGATCAGCGCTCGTGCCAAAAAGGGCGATGTTAGTCATGTCGCAGATTTTAGGGAGTAGCGATCGGTGTACGGCGTGTCGTCTCGGTCAAGTTGTGCAAGTCCGCCGAAATCTCGGCTTGCAGGGGCTGATGGATGGTGATATCCCGACTCGGTGTGGGCAGACTGGCAACGGATTGGGCTGTACTGGTTGCAATTTGGGCCAAGGTGGGCGCAGGTTGTGTCCGCTGGCCATTTTGCATAACGGGTTGCAGCAGCGACTGTTCATCGGGGTGCGCTATTTCTGTACTTAAGCCCAGGCGATCCGACTGAATTTGACCACGCCTGATGGTGCGGAAGATCTGTTTCCGCCCCGGATAGGTGATCTTGCCTGCTGCCTCTTTCATCACTGGAATCCCATCGATATCGACGAGTTTATAGACCCCATTAACGGGTGTGCCAGTGACTAATTTGGTGCCGAAGCCGAAGCTATCGAGCTGGGCCCCGTCCTGTTTCAACTGGGCAATCCGATGTTCATCTAAATCACCACTGGCGAAGATGGGGACACCCGGTAGCAGTTGGCGAATTGTTTGCGATTGTTGCACAAGATCGCCCGAATCGAGCCGCACTCCGGAGAGTTTTAAGCCTTCTTGCTGAACTTGTTGAGCTAGGGTTTGAGCCGCGGTGATCGAGTCATAGGTGTCGATTAGCAGTGGGGCACCCGGAAAATAACGGTGAAATGCTTGGAAGGCTTGATCTTCGCTGCCGGTGGTGGCGTCGAGGGCCATCACAAGGGCATGGGCCATGGTTCCAGCGGGCTTTTGGCCGAGCTTTAGGGCGGCGAGGACATTCGATGTGGCATCAAATCCAGCGGCGATCGCGGCGCGGGCCGCCCACAGTGCGGCTTGGGGACTAAACGCCCGCCTTGTGCCAAATTCGAGGAGCTGGGCTTCTGGTCCAGCGACATCGCGAATACGCGCCGCACGGGTGGCAATTAATGTTTGATAATTGAGTGTATTGAGTAGATAAGTTTCAACCAGTTGTGCTTGCCACAGGGGGGCTTCGACCCGCAGCAGTGGTTCGTTGGCAAATACGACGCTGCCTTCGGGGACGGCCCAGACATCGCCAGTAAAACGAAAGTCGTGGAGTTGTTGCCAAAATTGCGCAGGTGCCTGGTGGAAAATGTCGGTGTCTTGCAGCGCGGTAATTTGTGCTGGAGTAAAGCAGAGGCTGTCTAAATAGCTCAGCGCCTGTTCGAGGCCCATAGCAATCAGATAACCAAAGCCCTCGGGTAGACGCCGGGCAAATAGTTCGAAACTAGCTTGGCGTTGATCCAAGCCCTCCCCAACATAGCAAGCGCCCATTGTCAGCTGATAGAGGTCAGTCAGTAGGCCGTATTCGGCTGGCTGAATATAAAGGTTAGAGTCTTCCATAATGGCGGCGTATGATATTTCGGCAAAGTTGATCTGAATAAAGCCAAAGGGGGATGACGGGGGATGTAACCTGTATTTAATATAGTAAAAACCACCATATTATGTCAAGTAGTTATTGTATTTTTTGCTTTAATCTTGGCTTGAATATGGCTGAAATTTAATTGGGAAGCCGGTCTGTGGCTGTTTGGTGGTGGTGAAAATAATAATAGACATGTTGTTTCTGGTTAATTTCAAATAAAAGTATGTGTCGATCGTCGATGAAATCTAAACATTTGCTGCGATCGGGACGCGCCCCCGGTTGTGATTCGCGATAATAATAGATGTAGCCTCGGACAGCGTATTTACAGCTCAATCACTCACCGCTTCGTTGATGCTGCGTTTGAAGCAGCCTTGGTATCACCAAGACCTTGGGAGTCTGTATCGTTCCGCGTCTGAAAGAGGAAGGTTCCGATCCACTTCACTTATTGAATCTTTGAGGTTTTTGCTATGACTACTATGGTGTCTTGGTTTACAGCGGCGTTTTCTTTCATTTCTGATGGCATTAGCCGAATTTTCAGCTTGACGAATGATGAGTATCCTGCAACGGGTATCCAGCCCTATAGTGGTGATCCGGCGGCGGGGCATTAATCGATTGGGCGCGTTAATCATGCGGGGCAGGCCGTTTGAGACGTTGGCTAGCGCGTAATTTGATTTCGGACAATTACCTTGGAGGGAGGGCAAGATGATGTATTGACATTGTTTTGCCCTTTGCTTTGTGAGCGTTGCCTGACTAAATAATTGAGGGCAATCATGAGTCGGAATGGTATAAGAGTTACGTCCAGCCTTGAGTTGTTGCCCTGACGATGCAAGAGTCAAATTTGCTCATCTTGACGATCTATTTTTTGTGCGTAACCTACGTGCTATTTCAGATTGTCAATGCTTTTAATGATGAGTACACGATTAGTCTGGATAAAGAGGCGCTCGAAGCTGAGTTGAAGCGCAAAAAAATTGACGATCGGCTAGAAATCAACTTCAAATTCAATAATCGCTACGAAATCAACAGCGATCGCAACAAGCTGCAAGATTTGTCAGTCAGCGTTAAGAATAAATCGACTGACTATCCGATCTACATTGATTGGGATTACAGCAGTATGGATGACTGGTTTGGCGGTCGATCGCGTCGCCTCACCCGCATGGTCTCGGGTTCGCTGGATAATTTGTCCCAACAGCAAGTGCTAAGTGTGATTAATCCTGGCTTGACGCTACAGGAGAAAATCGTCCCGGAAGATACGTTGGCGCGGAAGGGGGAAGGGGGCGAAATTCAGGTGAGTAAGCCACTACTGGATCTAATGCCGCCGCCGGGTAAGGCCCCCGCACCCAAGAAAAAAATGTATAAGGCTTTCCTCAATAGCGAAGATTCTTTGTCGTTTAATGTGAATTTGGTCATGCGCTTTGTCGATCAAGGCAGTTCAACGGGGGGCGATCGGGTTTTGGTGCAATGTAAGTTTAATTTGCATCGCTTGAGCTGGAAAGCCGGTCTGACCTGGAATCCTAAGTAATCTTGAGGCATGGAATATTGGGCTCCTCAAGTAATGCAGGCACAATGCTGGCTATACTCTGTAATTGGAAGAGCCAGCGAAGCAGTTGCGGAAAGTATCGCTGCGGCGATGGTTTCTGAGGAAAGTCCGGGCACCCGAAAGACGCAAACTTGCTGGGTAACGCCCAGTGCGAGCGATCGTGAGGATAGTGCCACAGAAAAATACCGCCGGGTCAATTGACTCAATTTTCCCGGTAAGGGTGCAAAGGTGCGGTAAGAGCGCACCAGCAGCATCGAGAGGTGCTGGCTCGGTAAACCCCGGTTGGGTGCAAGGTGGTGGGAGTATGGTTGGTCTTTTTCCAGTCCCATGCCATCGGCTACGGCTGATGGAGAACCGCTTGAGGTAGTAGGTAACTGCTATCCCAGATAGATAACTGCACTACTTAAGCCTGGCTTTGGTAGAACAGAACCCGGCTTATGTCTGACTCTTCCCTAAAACGTTTATGCCGATGATGCTTGATTTTGCCGCGATGGCCGCGAACTGATTGAGAACTGCGACGAATTCGGTTGAAGCGAATTTAACACGGAGCCCAACTGCTACAGCGTGATTGGCTGATCGAAAGAAAATATAACTTTTTCGCAAAATTGTCCGGCGAAGGTGAATGTGCCCGTGAATATACGGATAACCCTGTTGTTGTAATCCGTGAATATACGGTTTTGTCTCAAAGCACATACCGTGATTCTAAGGGTGCAAAGTTCCTGAGGTGCTTGTGATGGTTTGCCAACTTTCGATGTATTTAGATCGTGGATTTGGCTATTGCCTGTACCAAAAGTGCTAGTGGCACATAGATTTAGGACGTCAAGTTTGGCATTTCTTTAAAATTGGTTGACCTATTTATAGATTCCACAAAGTCCTGTGTGGATTTGGCTGGAACAGGTCAACATTAAATTACGATGCGAAAGCATTTTGGGTGCCCGTGTTTTTGCGGTGCTGTTGGATAAATTAATTTGGGCCGTTCAGTGTGTGACTAAACATGGTTGTGGAATCATGACTTATCCCTAACTGAGCGGGTTTGTTCCAAATTTCTTAGCTTGAGTTGTGCTGTCTACGTTGTTTGTTTGGTCATTGGTCTCTGCCCCCGCTTTTGACTGTTAGTGAGCATTGAATGCGCCTTGTGAATATTCAACTTTCTCCCCCTGTGAGTTTTAATACTGTTGCCCGATTGCCATTGGCGGATAACCTCCTTGCCATTAGTGAGCAGCGCAAGAGTGGTTTGATTCTCTGTAAAGAATTTCATGCTGAGTTTGCTGGCCCCGGGGCGGCAATTTCTAGCTTTGTTGAGCAGCCTTATCGTGCGGTGATTGCGATCGGCGAGCCTGAACTGGTTACGAGCAAAACGTTGAGTCAGCGGCGCCAAGCCTATAGCCGCCGCATTCAGTGGGGCCGCTGGCTGTCGAAGATTGCGGAGCATCCGGAGCCCGTCGAGCGAATTGAACGGCTATTTGCTGGATTTGAAGGATTTTTTGGTCGGCAAGTGGTGACCAGCCTGCCCGTGGAAGTGGTGGCGGCGATGGTTGGGGTTTTGCCAGAAACGGCGAAAACGGTGCAGGAGCGATACTTCAATTTGGGACATGCGGGTGGTCCGACCTACCTATTTCCGCAAGACCAGCAGCTGACGGTGAGCGTGATTTCCTGGGATGGTTTATTTCGGGGTGACGTAGTGCAACCCCTACAACGTGCCACGACAATGCAGGAAATTTGCCGAGCCTATGATCTACTGAAGAGTGCGTAGGTTGAGGGACTACGCCTGTATGGTGCGCTGATGTTTTCGAGTTGGCGAAATCGTTGTGACTACGGCCTGCCCGATCGCCGCAAATTTGTGCGATGGTAGTAGCCTGTTTGTGAATGCGTTGCTATGTCTTTGCGCTACCCCCGTCGTCAGCAAGAATTAGAAAAATTAGTTCAGCGTCTTGGCCTCTCCCCGGCACCTTCGTTTGATTGGGCATTGCTGGATAAGGCGTTGACGCACTCGACGGCTGATCCTCAAAATAATTATGAGCAGCTAGAGTTTGTTGGTGATGCGGTTGTAAAGCTTGCGGCGGCGGAGTTTTTGTTGGAAACCTACCCGCAGTTAGATGTGGGTGAATTTACCGCGCTGCGATCAGTATTAGTGAGTGATCGTGTGTTGGCCAAAATTGCCGATGGCTACGGATTTGATCGTTATCTTGTGGTTGGTGCGAGTGCCCAGTGCGATCGGGCTGGCCGTGGGTCACGGTTGGCGGATGCCTTTGAAGCGATATTGGCTGTTCTATATCTGACAACTCATGATTTGACCTTGGTACGATCGTGGTTGGATCCGCATTTCCAAGAATTATCAAAGGAAATTTTGGCGGATCCCGCCCGAAAGAATTATAAAGCTGCCCTCCAGAACTGGACCCAATCGCAGCTCAAGGTGCTGCCGGAATACCGTAATCAAGAGATGAGTCAAATTCATAACGACCCGGCCCGGTTTGAATCGACGGTTTGGTTGCAGGGAGAGTATTTGGCCAAGTCGCGCGGCAGATCGATTAAAGCGGCTCAGCAGGCGGCGGCCAAAAAGGCCTTTATGAAATTATCAGCAGCCGATGCCGTGACGGATGTTGACGAAAGTCTGCCAGTGGACATGCCCGAGGAAGTGAGTAATTCGGTTCAAGTTGTGGCGAATGGCTCCGAGGGGAATCCTGAAGCATAGTTACTCCTTTAAGTAAGGCGGAATTTACTATGACTGAATTCGAGCAGCCTGAGCCAGTGGGAATTGCGGTACTGGGTTTGGGTCGCTGGGGAGTCCATTGGTTACGGAATTTTGCGGCAAATCCAGCGGCTCAAATCGTCGCGATGGCTGATCCGTCCGCAGAAAATTTAGCCAAAGCGCGTCAACTCCTGCCTGACTATAGCGGCTATTGCACAACCGATTGGCAATCCGCGATCGCGCAGCCGGGGGTGCGGGCGGTGGTGGTGGTTACCCCTGCGATAACGCATTTTGAGTTGATCACTACAGCCCTGGAACTCGGCTTGCATGTATTAGTCGAAAAGCCCATTACGGTGACGATGGCGGAAGCCCAACTAGCCTGTGAATTGGCGGAGCGGCAGCAGTGCGTTTTGATGGTTGACCATACCTATTTATTTAATCCGGTGATTCAGCGGGGTCAAGCGGCGGTGCCGGCGCTCGGCGATTTACGGTATGCCTATGCCACGCGTTCACATTTGGGGCCAGTGCGCCAGGATGTGGATGTGATGTGGGACTTGGCGATCCATGATTTAGTGATTCTGAATTATTGGTTGGGCCAAGCGCCAATTTTGGTGCAGGCTAAGGGGCAAGGGTGGTTGCAACCCGATCGGGCCTTAGCCGATACGGTTTGGGCAGAATTGACCTACCCGACGGGTTTACAGGCAACGATGCATTGGTCTTGGTCCAATCCGGATAAGCAACGCCGGTTGGGCTTGGTGGGGAGTCAGGGAACTTTGATCTTTGATGAATTAGCGACGGATAACTTGGTGTTGCAGCGGGGGGAGTTGGCCACGTCGGACGATCAGTTTATCCCGCTGAATCAGCACAGACAAACCTTAGAAACGGTTAACCAAGAGCCCCTCGCGAACGTCTGTAACCATTTTTTGGAATGTGTCCAACAAAATCAACCCTCCTCGATTAGTGCGGGTTGGCAGGGCCTAGAACTTGTACAAATGCTGGAAGGAATTAGCCAATCGATCGCGCATAATGGGGCCGCGATTGCGCTAGAGTATGGCCGCAGTCCTGTGATGATTTGACCCAATG
This is a stretch of genomic DNA from Romeriopsis navalis LEGE 11480. It encodes these proteins:
- a CDS encoding NUDIX hydrolase produces the protein MADRQNRKSSRSSLKTAAPETNLADFRVGVDNAIFSVDTELNRLLVLLVMRQEEPFLGRWSLPGTLVRQGESLEKAADRVLSEKIRARNLYLEQLYTFGGPGRDPREAAESYGVRYLSVSYFALVRYAEAELIADGVSGIAWYPVSQLPELAFDHQTIIEYGHRRLRNKLEYSPVAFDVLPEQFTLNDLYQLYTSILG
- a CDS encoding nicotinate-nucleotide adenylyltransferase — protein: MTNIALFGTSADPPTIGHAAILKYLTENFDHVAVWAAENPFKRQRTPLSQRHQMLQLLIDDHQIDPDRIAVHPELSHARTWLTLEQAQQTWPDAQFTLVVGADLVQQITHWYRAKDLLQAVSLLVIPRQGYELQAVDLEPIRRLGTRVQIAQITPPKAASSEYRKQGKRPSPYLTPQIQAYIEREQLYAWQTDKTEKAAVHP
- a CDS encoding nicotinate phosphoribosyltransferase → MEDSNLYIQPAEYGLLTDLYQLTMGACYVGEGLDQRQASFELFARRLPEGFGYLIAMGLEQALSYLDSLCFTPAQITALQDTDIFHQAPAQFWQQLHDFRFTGDVWAVPEGSVVFANEPLLRVEAPLWQAQLVETYLLNTLNYQTLIATRAARIRDVAGPEAQLLEFGTRRAFSPQAALWAARAAIAAGFDATSNVLAALKLGQKPAGTMAHALVMALDATTGSEDQAFQAFHRYFPGAPLLIDTYDSITAAQTLAQQVQQEGLKLSGVRLDSGDLVQQSQTIRQLLPGVPIFASGDLDEHRIAQLKQDGAQLDSFGFGTKLVTGTPVNGVYKLVDIDGIPVMKEAAGKITYPGRKQIFRTIRRGQIQSDRLGLSTEIAHPDEQSLLQPVMQNGQRTQPAPTLAQIATSTAQSVASLPTPSRDITIHQPLQAEISADLHNLTETTRRTPIATP
- the rnc gene encoding ribonuclease III, producing MSLRYPRRQQELEKLVQRLGLSPAPSFDWALLDKALTHSTADPQNNYEQLEFVGDAVVKLAAAEFLLETYPQLDVGEFTALRSVLVSDRVLAKIADGYGFDRYLVVGASAQCDRAGRGSRLADAFEAILAVLYLTTHDLTLVRSWLDPHFQELSKEILADPARKNYKAALQNWTQSQLKVLPEYRNQEMSQIHNDPARFESTVWLQGEYLAKSRGRSIKAAQQAAAKKAFMKLSAADAVTDVDESLPVDMPEEVSNSVQVVANGSEGNPEA
- a CDS encoding Gfo/Idh/MocA family protein, translated to MTEFEQPEPVGIAVLGLGRWGVHWLRNFAANPAAQIVAMADPSAENLAKARQLLPDYSGYCTTDWQSAIAQPGVRAVVVVTPAITHFELITTALELGLHVLVEKPITVTMAEAQLACELAERQQCVLMVDHTYLFNPVIQRGQAAVPALGDLRYAYATRSHLGPVRQDVDVMWDLAIHDLVILNYWLGQAPILVQAKGQGWLQPDRALADTVWAELTYPTGLQATMHWSWSNPDKQRRLGLVGSQGTLIFDELATDNLVLQRGELATSDDQFIPLNQHRQTLETVNQEPLANVCNHFLECVQQNQPSSISAGWQGLELVQMLEGISQSIAHNGAAIALEYGRSPVMI